AGCAGTCACAGCCACCATGAATGGCAAGAAGCAGCTTCTCAAGATTCACATCGATCCCGCTGCCACGGTGAGCCTGACCGGCAATGCAGCAGATGTGGAAATGTTGGAAGACCTGATCGTTGCCGCAGTCAACGACGCCGGACGGCGAGCCGAAGAAGCGCTCCAGGGGCAACTGAAAGGGATGCTCGGCGGTCTGAATCTGCCCGGCGCAGACTAAGCTCAACCTGTAACCATCTTTTAGATCATTCAGATACCAGGAAAAGGTAAACCACATGTCACGGTATGCCGAGCCGATGGCACGGCTGATAGAGGAACTGAAAAAGCTGCCCGGC
This DNA window, taken from Acidicapsa ligni, encodes the following:
- a CDS encoding YbaB/EbfC family nucleoid-associated protein, with translation MFNPLKMQEMLSQASQMQEEVQRKLSQTVLEGSSGGGAVTATMNGKKQLLKIHIDPAATVSLTGNAADVEMLEDLIVAAVNDAGRRAEEALQGQLKGMLGGLNLPGAD